The genomic window GGCCAGCGATAACACCACATTCGCCACTCGGGGCTCCAGAACAGACATGAGCGCGATGGCGAGAAGTATCCCCGGAAACGCCATGAACACGTCCGTCACACGCATCAACACTTCATCCCAGAGCCCGCCCGAATATCCTGCCAACGCCCCGATTATGGTGCCGACCAGCACCGATATGAACACGGCGGCAAAACCGACTGTGAGGGAAATTCTTCCGCCGTAAATCACCCGGCTGGCAATGTCGCGCCCCAGTTTGTCTTGGCCGAAAGGATGTTCCCATGTATTTTTTGAAAGGCCATCGGCGAGCTGTTGGGCGAAAGGGTCGTGCGGTGAGATGAGCGGTGCAGCAAGCGCGGCGATAATAATAAAGCCCAGAACCGTGGCACCGGCCCAGATGGAGAGGTTGCGCCGCATCTCAGTCGAGCCTCACACGCGGGTCGAGCCATGCATAGGCAATATCGGCTAGCAGATTCCCAGCTACATACACGAAAGCTATGAAAAGAACACAGCCCTGAACCAGGGGGTAGTCGCGAGCGGCGATTGCCTGAATTGTCAGCCGACCAACGCCCGGCCACGCGAATACGGTTTCCGTGATGATGGCGCCCGAGAGCAAGGCGCCGAGTTGTAGGCTTAGAATCGTGATGAGCGGAAGGCATGCGTTCCGCAGGGCATGGAGCCAGAGTACCCGCCCCTCGCTCAATCCTTTGGCTCGCGCTGTGGCGAGAAAATCCTGGGGTAGAACTTCCAGGAGGCTTGAGCGCGTCATGCGCATTAAAATAGCGGACAAAGCCATTCCAAGGGTGAAGGCCGGGAGGATAAGGCTAAGCG from Nitrospinaceae bacterium includes these protein-coding regions:
- a CDS encoding ABC transporter permease, translating into MRRNLSIWAGATVLGFIIIAALAAPLISPHDPFAQQLADGLSKNTWEHPFGQDKLGRDIASRVIYGGRISLTVGFAAVFISVLVGTIIGALAGYSGGLWDEVLMRVTDVFMAFPGILLAIALMSVLEPRVANVVLSLAAFGWVGYARLVRAQVLSLREREYVVAARATGASPIRVVVRHILANVISPVIVEASFGMAGAIVAEAGLSFLGLGVQPPDPSWGAMLAEGRDFLLIAPHLTLFPGIALALTVMSLNILGDGLRDWLDPAQKR